A genomic segment from Salmo trutta chromosome 38, fSalTru1.1, whole genome shotgun sequence encodes:
- the LOC115178562 gene encoding LOW QUALITY PROTEIN: uncharacterized protein LOC115178562 (The sequence of the model RefSeq protein was modified relative to this genomic sequence to represent the inferred CDS: substituted 2 bases at 2 genomic stop codons), whose amino-acid sequence MMLGARQEIKEESDKVSVVGSGVPGWEGRAATAVDELESHMAGVKLSVSKMAELAGFPSLRSRADVTATGISTSPGAEMAGPAYVNRDGGGLLPLATVAAKLPKFNGQGKWEVIFTQFELLAAAGRWSDETKALQLALSLAEEASECLLTLAPDERGDNGALVEALGGRFGSDAQPNMLRIELSNKKRLQGESLKALASGILSLTRRAYATMPIGVQDELARDSFIRALSSTELGKHVQMADPPSLRAAVEIARKRELIWGEGVRVEVASQPEVRAAVAGVPGVKKPEWADELCGLVKTASLVMERGSRQRRSVSSTPIVCWGCGQPGHIQRECGRLPRHQGNDGGFSRRGQRGPNPPPPNPLPVVVVGRTTVGDFCNVIVKVEGVECLALVDTGSTVTLVRPDILPVGVRVEPTLVQLRTVTEELAPMLGKCQLSVTLDLASGTLRLSGGPTVGMSTSGGPAGGRAVPPSSSKLAETPPVIPAAPLVVVPFQQLSPAATAFTPHHGASTGSSVAQNTLAPSPHQPDGGKEEAIDAVEAVWLKNCQDNGDARPIKIRPRRIPLARREAADTAIVDMLRADFIEPSDSPWSAPVVMVPKKGGKLRFCVDYRGLNSVTTKDSYPLPRIDESLDHVRGSSWFSSLDLRSGYWQVPLSPGAREKTAFSTDRGHWQFKVLCFGLCNAPATFERLMDRVLAGVPRDECVVYLDDILVHGTSFEGALGAIRRVLERISGAGLKLHPGKCHFMQREVAFLGHQLGGEGISTMPDKVEAVRGWPVPGGKKEVKSFLGLASYYRRFVKGFAGVAAPLNHLLKEDTVFQWTEEHQRAFEALKRALMEAPVLASPDPNRPFILDTDASNEGLGAVLAQRGPDGEHVVAYYSRTFDKAEKRYYVTRRELLAVVAAVRHFKYYLGGLPFVVRTDHSALQWLLSFKEPEGQIARWLEELQPYDFQVEHRAGLRHSNADALSRRPCAEDGCGYCAKRVERERELCREEGVTATVSQLRVTECRELEAVDVGEWRRRQEEDAELRPVLRWVEERRRPPWGEVAPLSPVTKGLWAKFTVLRVAEGVLQRGWKKPATGEITWQVVVPKRLXGSVLQQLHGGVGAGHFGVSKTLKRVRKGFYXARHRRDVEDFCRQCDECAAKKGPPGQSHALLQQFPVGEPMERLGVDIVGPFPTTDSGNRWILTAMDYFTKWPEAYALPDQEAATVADALVGGIISRFGVPQSIHSDQGRNFESRVFSELCRRLGAEKTRTTPLHPQSDGLVERFNRTLAQQLAIVTSKHQRHWDTHLPFILMACRSAVQESTACSPALLMLGRELRTPAELTFGHPPDNDDGVLPGPNYVCRLQNRLEAAHTFAREQLENAGVRHKRHYDSRARGRHFGAGECVWLHNPTRKKGRCPKLDSAWVGPCLVIERVGEVTYRVEVPPRSRKVVVHRDRLAPYRGRKTVGNGSEVSDVSPREQSNEETLAQPEPGMGAASSEGAGNDIGADECSGGSPVRATGRPKRLMRPPGRFKDFVV is encoded by the exons ATGATGCTTGGGGCGAGGCAGGAAATTAAGGAAGAGTCGGACAAAGTGTCCGTTGTGGGCTCGGGGGTACCCGGTTGGGAGGGTCGGGCGGCGACTGCCGTAGATGAGCTGGAGAGCCACATGGCGGGAGTTAAATTGTCAGTCAGCAAGATGGCAGAACTGGCgggttttccttcactccgctCGAGAGCAGACGTCACGGCGACGGGGATATCGACGTCACCGGGTGCGGAAATGGCGGGGCCTGCGTATGTAAACAGAGATGGCGGCGGCCTATTGCCATTAGCCACGGTAGCGGCTAAACTACCAAAGTTCAATGGACAAGGTAAATGGGAAGTTATTTTCACTCAATTCGAGTTGTTGGCTGCAGCCGGGAGGTGGTCTGACGAGACGAAAGCGTTACAGCTTGCCCTGAGCCTGGCAGAGGAGGCGTCGGAATGCCTGTTAACGCTAGCCCCGGACGAGAGGGGCGACAACGGTGCGCTAGTGGAGGCATTGGGGGGCCGTTTCGGCAGCGACGCGCAGCCCAACATGCTGCGGATTGAACTGAGTAACAAAAAGAGACTTCAGGGGGAATCATTAAAGGCGTTGGCAAGTGGTATTCTGAGCCTGACCAGGCGGGCTTATGCAACTATGCCGATTGGGGTGCAAGACGAGCTGGCACGGGACAGTTTTATCAGAGCGCTCTCTTCCACCGAACTGGGTAAGCATGTTCAGATGGCGGACCCACCATCTCTGCGGGCTGCAGTGGAGATAGCCAGGAAGAGGGAGCTGATCTGGGGTGAGGGAGTGAGAGTGGAAGTCGCCAGTCAACCAGAGGTGAGAGCAGCGGTGGCTGGGGTGCCAGGGGTCAAGAAACCAGAGTGGGCCGACGAGTTGTGCGGGCTAGTCAAGACTGCTTCGCTTGTCATGGAGAGGGGCTCCAGGCAGCGTCGCAGTGTCAGCTCAACTCCTATTGTCTGCTGGGGTTGTGGCCAGCCTGGCCACATTCAGCGGGAGTGTGGCAGATTACCCCGTCACCAGGGAAACGACGGCGGGTTCTCGCGCAGGGGGCAGCGCGGACCCAACCCCCCGCCCCCAAACCCACT TCCGGTAGTTGTGGTGGGACGTACCACCGTTGGGGACTTCTGTAATGTCATCGTCAAGGTAGAGGGGGTGGAATGTTTGGCCCTGGTCGACACGGGCTCTACAGTAACCCTGGTGAGACCAGACATACTACCTGTTGGGGTGCGGGTGGAGCCGACCCTTGTCCAGCTACGGACTGTCACGGAGGAGCTAGCCCCCATGTTAGGGAAGTGTCAGCTATCTGTGACT TTGGACTTAGCGTCGGGCACTTTGAGGCTGTCGGGGGGGCCCACAGTGGGAATGTCGACTTCGGGAGGGCCAGCAGGGGGCAGGGCTGTCCCTCCGTCTTCCTCCAAGCTTGCAGAAACTCCACCGGTCATCCCGGCTGCTCCCTTGGTCGTTGTGCCATTCCAGCAGCTGTCTCCGGCGGCGACGGCCTTCACTCCCCATCATGGTGCAAGCACAGGCAGCTCAGTAGCCCAAAACACACTGGCTCCTTCACCCCATCAGCCCGACGGGGGGAAGGAGGAAGCTATAGACGCCGTTGAGGCTGTGTGGCTGAAGAACTGTCAGG ACAATGGGGACGCCCGACCCATTAAAATTCGGCCCCGTCGTATTCCCCTTGCCAGGAGGGAAGCAGCAGACACAGCTATTGTTGACATGTTGCGGGCTGATTTCATTGAGCCATCAGATAGCCCATGGTCCGCGCCGGTCGTCATGGTGCCTAAGAAAGGGGGTAAACTTAGGTTTTGTGTTGACTACAGGGGCCTAAATTCTGTCACCACTAAAGACTCTTATCCCCTACCGAGGATTGATGAGTCGCTAGACCACGTGAGAGGGTCCTCGTGGTTCTCCTCCCTTGATCTGcgcagtggctactggcaggtgcccctctcGCCAGGGGCACGTGAAAAAACGGCCTTCTCCACAGATAGGGGCCATTGGCAGTTCAAGGTGCTGTGCTTCGGGCTCTGTAATGCTCCTGCCACCTTTGAGAGGCTCATGGACAGAGTGCTGGCGGGGGTTCCGAGAgacgagtgtgttgtgtacctagaCGACATATTGGTGCACGGCACATCGTTTGAGGGGGCACTGGGGGCAATTAGGCGAGTGTTGGAGAGGATCTCGGGGGCGGGGCTAAAATTACATCCGGGAAAGTGCCATTTCATGCAAAGGGAGGTGGCGTTCCTGGGGCATCAGCTGGGTGGTGAGGGCATCAGCACGATGCCAGACAAAGTAGAGGCTGTGAGGGGGTGGCCAGTTCCAGGGGGGAAAAAAGAGGTTAAGAGCTTCCTGGGGCTGGCATCCTACTATCGTAGGTTTGTGAAGGGGTTTGCGGGGGTAGCGGCTCCTTTGAACCACCTTCTCAAGGAGGACACTGTTTTTCAGTGGACCGAAGAGCACCAGCGGGCGTTTGAGGCCCTCAAACGTGCCCTGATGGAGGCTCCTGTCCTGGCCTCACCAGACCCAAACCGTCCGTTCATCCTGGACACCGACGCAAGCAATGAGGGTTTGGGGGCTGTGCTGGCTCAGCGTGGTCCTGATGGGGAACACGTAGTAGCTTATTACAGCAGAACTTTTGATAAGGCTGAGAAACGCTACTACGTGACAAGGAGAGAGCTTTTGGCTGTCGTGGCAGCAGTACGCCATTTCAAGTACTACCTGGGGGGCTTGCCGTTTGTGGTCCGGACGGATCACTCCGCCCTGCAGTGGCTTCTCTCCTTCAAGGAGCCAGAGGGTCAGATTGCCCGCTGGCTGGAGGAGCTGCAACCCTACGACTTCCAGGTGGAGCACAGAGCCGGCCTTCGCCACAGCAATGCAGACGCCTTGTCCCGCCGCCCGTGTGCTGAGGATGGCTGTGGGTACTGCGCCAAacgggtggagcgagagagagaactgtgCAGGGAGGAGGGAGTCACCGCCACGGTGAGTCAGCTGAGGGTGACAGAGTGCCGGGAGCTTGAGGCTGTGGACGTTGGGGAGTGGAGGCGTCGCCAGGAGGAGGACGCAGAGCTGCGTCCTGTGCTGCGGTGGGTGGAAGAGAGAAGACGACCGCCGTGGGGGGAAGTAGCCCCTCTATCACCAGTCACCAAGGGGCTGTGGGCTAAATTCACAGTCCTTAGAGTGGCTGAGGGAGTGCTCCAGAGGGGGTGGAAAAAGCCAGCGACTGGAGAAATTACGTGGCAGGTAGTGGTGCCCAAAAGGCTGTAGGGGAGCGTGTTACAGCAGCTTCATGGGGGAGTTGGCGCAGGGCATTTTGGGGTCTCCAAAACGTTAAAGCGCGTGCGTAAAGGCTTCTATTGAGCCAGGCACAGGAGGGATGTTGAGGACTTTTGTAGGCAGTGCGATGAGTGTGCTGCTAAAAAAGGACCTCCAGGTCAGTCACACGCCCTCCTACAACAATTCCCAGTAGGGGAGCCCATGGAGAGACTGGGGGTAGACATAGTGGGGCCGTTTCCAACCACAGACAGCGGTAACAGGTGGATTCTAACCGCTATGGACTACTTCACCAAGTGGCCGGAGGCTTACGCTCTCCCAGACCAGGAGGCAGCGACAGTAGCTGATGCGTTGGTGGGGGGAATAATCAGTCGGTTTGGGGTGCCACAGTCTATTCACAGCGACCAGGGGAGAAACTTCGAGTCACGGGTGTTCTCAGAGTTGTGTAGACGGTTAGGCGCGGAGAAGACGCGCACTACGCCACTTCACCCCCAGAGTGATGGGCTGGTGGAAAGATTTAACAGAACGTTAGCACAGCAGCTGGCCATCGTTACCTCAAAACACCAGAGACATTGGGACACCCACTTACCGTTTATTCTTATGGCATGTAGGTCGGCTGTTCAAGAATCGACTGCGTGCTCCCCAGCGCTACTAATGTTAGGTCGTGAGTTGCGCACCCCAGCCGAACTGACGTTTGGTCACCCTCCTGATAATGACGACGGGGTTTTGCCTGGCCCGAACTATGTGTGTCGTCTGCAGAACCGGTTAGAAGCGGCTCACACCTTCGCAAGAGAGCAACTCGAGAACGCAGGGGTCCGCCACAAGCGCCACTACGACTCGCGCGCTAGGGGGAGGCACTTTGGAGCGGGAGAATGTGTGTGGCTTCACAACCCCACGCGCAAGAAGGGGCGGTGCCCAAAGCTGGACAGTGCATGGGTGGGGCCGTgtctggtgatagagagagtgggggaggtgaCGTACCGGGTGGAGGTCCCCCCACGGAGCAGGAAGGTGGTGGTCCACCGGGACCGATTGGCACCCTACAGAGGGAGGAAAACGGTAGGAAATGGGAGTGAGGTCTCTGATGTGAGCCCACGGGAACAGTCTAACGAGGAGACTCTAGCGCAACCTGAGCCTGGGATGGGGGCTGCTTCTTCGGAGGGCGCTGGAAATGACATTGGGGCAGATGAGTGTTCTGGGGGTTCACCGGTGAGAGCCACGGGGAGGCCCAAGAGACTGATGCGACCTCCGGGTCGTTTTAAGGATTTTGTTGTGTAA